The Niastella koreensis GR20-10 genome includes a window with the following:
- a CDS encoding tetratricopeptide repeat protein, whose protein sequence is MSTAQPANPEAIFEKEFQAAIPRYLSKPGVDIGLKMRNKDTDEVMLFAEAFPDAFATWQTVQSLPDRRGIIYSALDGFMGNDLQLWQIVERFTDDRYPQRALEAATTHADAADLSNSNYWAAVAKTNLVLTNYSQAEANALKALTLEITNIRAKLALADVYHALGKVEDAHAFYNEILQERLPKTNATSLTFAQLVGFEGNILPSPFYALDWLQSHPDTTIDTWNWANDEFYYSPHFRAQFAYYLIQQKETVKGLVKLFTLAKEMPWFKEAVINSWHLINQLGMAGNMPNDNRWLEETMKANRWDPHDTGLQRIEL, encoded by the coding sequence ATGAGCACAGCGCAACCGGCCAACCCTGAAGCAATTTTTGAAAAGGAATTTCAGGCAGCCATTCCCCGATATCTATCCAAACCCGGTGTTGATATAGGCCTGAAAATGCGGAATAAGGACACCGACGAAGTAATGTTGTTTGCGGAAGCTTTTCCGGACGCCTTTGCTACCTGGCAAACAGTACAGTCATTGCCAGACAGGCGCGGGATCATTTATTCGGCGTTGGACGGTTTTATGGGAAACGACCTGCAATTGTGGCAAATTGTTGAACGGTTTACCGATGACCGTTACCCGCAGCGGGCGCTGGAAGCTGCCACCACCCATGCCGACGCAGCAGACCTGAGCAATAGCAACTATTGGGCGGCTGTAGCAAAAACAAATCTTGTTTTAACCAACTATAGCCAGGCGGAGGCTAATGCCCTAAAAGCATTAACCCTCGAAATAACTAACATCCGGGCCAAGCTGGCGTTGGCAGATGTTTATCACGCCCTGGGCAAAGTTGAGGACGCACATGCCTTTTACAACGAGATCCTGCAGGAGCGCCTGCCCAAAACAAATGCAACCTCACTCACATTTGCCCAACTGGTAGGCTTTGAAGGAAACATTTTACCCTCCCCTTTTTATGCGCTCGACTGGTTACAAAGCCATCCCGATACCACCATCGATACCTGGAATTGGGCCAATGACGAGTTTTATTACAGTCCGCACTTCAGGGCGCAATTCGCATATTACCTGATACAACAAAAAGAGACCGTAAAGGGATTGGTAAAGCTGTTCACGTTAGCCAAAGAAATGCCCTGGTTTAAAGAAGCGGTGATCAACAGCTGGCATTTGATCAATCAGCTGGGTATGGCCGGCAATATGCCCAATGACAATCGCTGGCTCGAAGAAACGATGAAAGCCAATCGATGGGACCCGCATGATACGGGATTGCAGCGGATAGAGCTGTAA
- a CDS encoding RagB/SusD family nutrient uptake outer membrane protein, producing MKKALKYTCAAALIASAMSSCTKQLDEYNPGGATADAVWSTPQGFVTAVNAAYWAQRYWYGKEDGVFMSETGTDIWINSSNNSGYARQISKYDGIAGSVGYINNTWKNWWIGVNQANAGIGRIDEAGFTDPVEKGKRLGELRFLRAWYYWHIVETWGNTMLRLKETAEFENTATRSTIKDIYDVIIGDLEYAKDNLPNDWGAEYSRASKKSALGLLARVYLTRGYYPDADATAMFTKARDIAKQLIANPMGASLYATPAQLWDPANNKKNKEALYTISNSSVSTTFNFDANGNREHQYFLAGYSTKPGMKQTKDYGRDGGRLLMPTKYLLTLFEPGDKRYDASFQEQWFNNAGKFTWTPKNYTTYGKNNGKDSVAMVTGGPGGTNQVIDTATLAMWVSRNPIANKSTLNYCAFDLDDIYDGTGKVKDLFGNFPSFRKFMDPNRSTDVTSQVGFNDIIVIRLAEMYMIAGEAEYKLGNLSAAADQFNVIRNRAGAPAIAGTDINPSWILDERAREFCGEHLRFFDLKRILRGDEWANWIKSKNPDITLVKAPYWVRPISQTELNGLINATEFGQNSGY from the coding sequence CTGCAGCTTTGATAGCTTCCGCCATGAGCTCTTGTACCAAGCAATTGGATGAATACAATCCCGGTGGCGCCACTGCAGATGCGGTTTGGAGCACCCCACAAGGTTTTGTTACAGCAGTAAACGCAGCTTATTGGGCTCAGCGTTACTGGTATGGTAAAGAAGACGGGGTGTTTATGTCTGAAACCGGTACTGATATTTGGATTAACAGCTCTAACAACTCCGGATATGCTCGTCAGATCAGTAAATACGATGGTATTGCCGGTTCCGTGGGTTATATAAACAACACCTGGAAAAACTGGTGGATCGGGGTAAACCAGGCAAACGCCGGTATCGGCCGTATAGATGAGGCTGGATTTACTGATCCTGTAGAAAAAGGCAAACGTCTTGGTGAGCTACGTTTCTTACGCGCCTGGTATTACTGGCATATTGTTGAAACCTGGGGTAATACCATGTTGAGACTGAAAGAAACTGCTGAGTTTGAAAACACCGCAACCAGAAGTACGATAAAGGATATTTATGATGTAATTATAGGTGACCTGGAATATGCAAAAGATAACCTGCCAAACGACTGGGGTGCAGAATACAGCCGCGCTTCTAAAAAGTCAGCGCTGGGTTTACTGGCCCGGGTTTATTTAACCAGGGGTTATTATCCTGATGCTGATGCAACTGCTATGTTCACCAAAGCCAGGGATATTGCCAAACAGCTAATTGCCAACCCTATGGGAGCTAGTTTATATGCAACACCTGCTCAGCTGTGGGACCCAGCTAACAACAAGAAGAACAAAGAGGCTTTGTATACCATCAGTAACTCTTCAGTTAGTACCACGTTTAACTTTGATGCCAACGGAAACCGGGAGCACCAGTACTTTTTGGCCGGTTACAGCACTAAGCCGGGTATGAAACAAACAAAAGACTATGGAAGAGACGGCGGCCGGTTGTTAATGCCAACCAAGTACCTGTTGACATTGTTTGAACCAGGTGATAAACGTTATGATGCTTCTTTCCAGGAGCAATGGTTCAATAACGCGGGTAAATTTACCTGGACCCCTAAGAATTATACTACTTACGGAAAAAATAACGGAAAGGATTCTGTAGCTATGGTAACAGGTGGCCCCGGTGGAACCAACCAGGTTATTGATACCGCTACGTTGGCCATGTGGGTTTCAAGAAATCCTATTGCTAACAAAAGCACATTGAACTATTGTGCTTTTGACCTGGATGATATTTATGATGGAACTGGTAAGGTAAAGGACCTCTTTGGTAATTTCCCTTCATTCAGAAAATTCATGGACCCCAATCGTTCTACAGATGTTACCAGCCAGGTTGGTTTCAATGATATCATTGTGATTCGTTTGGCTGAAATGTACATGATTGCCGGTGAAGCAGAATACAAGTTAGGTAATTTGAGTGCAGCTGCTGATCAGTTCAATGTGATCAGGAACAGAGCCGGAGCACCTGCTATTGCTGGTACAGACATCAATCCTTCCTGGATTCTCGATGAAAGAGCCCGTGAATTCTGCGGTGAGCACTTGCGCTTTTTTGATCTGAAACGTATTCTGAGAGGCGATGAGTGGGCTAACTGGATCAAATCAAAGAATCCGGATATTACCCTGGTGAAAGCACCTTATTGGGTACGTCCAATTTCACAGACCGAGTTGAACGGTTTGATCAATGCTACTGAGTTTGGCCAGAATTCCGGCTACTAA
- a CDS encoding glycoside hydrolase family 95 protein — protein MHLKTWLRFSLLLTVVSPFSQSYAQKQPLRLWYQQPAATWTDALPLGNGRLGAMVFGGVGEEHLQLNEETLWSGRPRSYSHPGAAQYLQPMRQLLAEGKQAESEAMGEKYFMGLKAPDDSAYELQKDTWFRSVRAQIEPAGVTYNDNNWPAMQLPTPEGWERVGLEGTDGSLWFRTSFNVPAKWLGKNLVLDLGRIRDLDYTYVNGQLVGHDEGISKKRKYTIPASALKEGKNTVAIQVINFFDKGGFTGVKGTARTLVVYPEGGDVDTVSLGNTWKYFIQNDAPPALPRYEADYLPFGDLYFRFAHGNNSSDYQRSLDLDNAISTVSYTANGVSYNREYFISAPHQCVVMHVTASKPGALSLQAVLNTPHKKYVVKKIDDHTLSLSLEVSNGVLKAVGYLYATATGGRLTVNDTAINLQQATEVNFYLVAATSFKNYKDVSGDPVAACKAALARVKGVPYASIKTAHLNEYHKLFETFSFTVPAGKNSGLPTNERIRQFNMKDDAALVPLFLMYSRYLLISSSRPGTQPANLQGIWNDLLTPPWGSKYTTNINLEMNYWTAEVLNLSTCTQPLFNMINELAVAGHQTAKDHYNAPGWVLHHNTDLWRGTAPINASNHGIWVTGAAWLTLHIWEHFLYTQDTAFLRAQYPNLQGAAQFFEHFLVKDPKTGYLISTPSNSPEHGGLVAGPTMDHQIIRELFRNCSAAAAVLKTDAAFAERLKTLIPQIAPNKIGKHNQLQEWMEDIDDVNDQHRHISHLWGVFPGTDITWKDSAMMKAARQSLIYRGDGGTGWSLSWKVNVWARFKEGDHALLMVRNLFTPAMDDNGRERGGLYNNLFDAHPPFQIDGNFGASSGIAEMIMQSHTGVIELLPALPGELPDGEVKCMCARGGFVLDISWKQGRLNHLKVVSKNGNTCHLKYGAKEIELATKKNGSYIFNGSLNRQ, from the coding sequence ATGCACCTGAAAACCTGGCTTCGTTTTTCCTTATTGTTAACGGTTGTTAGTCCTTTTTCCCAGTCATATGCACAAAAGCAGCCGCTTCGCCTGTGGTATCAGCAACCTGCTGCCACCTGGACGGACGCCCTGCCGCTTGGCAACGGCCGCCTCGGCGCGATGGTGTTTGGTGGCGTAGGGGAAGAACATTTACAACTGAATGAGGAAACCCTGTGGAGCGGCCGGCCGCGTTCGTATTCGCATCCCGGCGCGGCACAATACCTGCAGCCAATGCGTCAGTTGCTGGCGGAAGGTAAACAGGCAGAGTCGGAAGCTATGGGTGAGAAATATTTTATGGGCCTGAAAGCTCCCGACGACAGCGCCTACGAATTACAGAAAGATACCTGGTTCAGGTCTGTGCGGGCACAAATAGAACCAGCTGGGGTAACGTATAACGATAATAACTGGCCTGCCATGCAACTGCCAACACCCGAAGGGTGGGAGCGGGTTGGGTTGGAAGGTACCGACGGTTCGCTGTGGTTTCGTACTTCCTTCAATGTGCCGGCAAAATGGCTGGGTAAGAACCTGGTGCTCGATCTGGGCCGCATCCGCGATCTGGATTATACTTATGTAAACGGTCAGCTGGTGGGACACGATGAAGGCATCAGTAAAAAAAGAAAATATACCATTCCGGCTTCGGCATTAAAGGAAGGAAAGAATACCGTGGCCATCCAGGTTATTAATTTTTTCGATAAAGGTGGTTTTACCGGGGTGAAGGGCACGGCCAGAACGTTGGTTGTATACCCTGAAGGTGGTGATGTTGATACGGTGTCACTGGGAAATACCTGGAAGTATTTTATTCAGAACGATGCGCCGCCGGCCCTGCCTCGTTACGAGGCCGATTACCTGCCATTCGGCGATCTGTATTTCCGTTTTGCGCATGGCAATAACAGCAGCGATTACCAACGCTCACTCGATCTGGATAATGCCATCTCCACCGTCTCCTATACGGCAAATGGTGTTTCCTATAACCGCGAATATTTTATCAGCGCCCCGCATCAATGCGTGGTAATGCATGTAACGGCCAGCAAACCCGGCGCGTTGTCGTTACAGGCGGTATTGAATACGCCTCATAAAAAATATGTTGTAAAGAAAATTGATGATCATACATTGTCCTTGTCACTGGAAGTAAGCAATGGCGTATTAAAAGCGGTAGGGTATCTGTATGCTACGGCAACAGGTGGCAGGCTAACGGTAAACGACACGGCCATCAACCTGCAGCAGGCCACGGAAGTAAATTTTTACCTGGTGGCCGCTACCAGTTTTAAAAATTATAAAGATGTATCGGGCGATCCGGTGGCTGCCTGTAAAGCGGCCCTGGCCCGGGTAAAAGGTGTTCCTTACGCTTCTATAAAAACAGCGCATCTGAATGAATACCACAAATTGTTCGAAACCTTCAGTTTCACTGTTCCGGCAGGAAAGAACAGCGGACTGCCGACGAACGAACGCATCCGTCAGTTCAACATGAAGGACGATGCAGCACTGGTACCCCTCTTTTTAATGTACAGCCGTTATTTGTTGATCTCCTCTTCCCGGCCGGGCACACAGCCTGCCAACCTGCAGGGTATCTGGAACGATCTGTTGACGCCACCCTGGGGCAGTAAGTATACGACCAACATCAACCTGGAAATGAATTACTGGACTGCCGAAGTGTTGAACCTCTCCACCTGTACGCAGCCTTTGTTCAACATGATAAATGAACTGGCCGTAGCAGGACATCAAACGGCGAAAGACCATTATAACGCGCCGGGTTGGGTACTGCATCACAATACCGATCTGTGGCGCGGCACGGCGCCTATCAATGCGAGTAACCATGGGATCTGGGTTACCGGCGCTGCCTGGCTGACCCTGCACATATGGGAACATTTTCTTTACACGCAGGATACTGCTTTCCTAAGGGCGCAATACCCCAACCTGCAGGGCGCTGCGCAGTTCTTCGAGCATTTCCTGGTTAAAGATCCGAAGACCGGTTATTTGATCAGCACGCCCTCCAATTCCCCCGAACATGGCGGGTTGGTAGCTGGTCCAACCATGGATCATCAGATCATCAGAGAATTGTTCCGGAATTGCAGTGCAGCTGCTGCGGTGTTGAAAACAGACGCTGCTTTTGCTGAAAGACTGAAAACGCTGATCCCGCAAATTGCGCCTAATAAAATCGGCAAACACAATCAATTGCAGGAGTGGATGGAGGATATAGATGATGTAAATGATCAGCACCGCCATATTTCTCATTTATGGGGGGTATTCCCCGGTACCGATATAACCTGGAAAGATTCCGCTATGATGAAAGCGGCCCGCCAGTCGTTGATCTATCGCGGCGATGGCGGCACCGGCTGGAGCCTTTCCTGGAAAGTGAATGTATGGGCCCGGTTTAAAGAAGGTGATCATGCCTTGTTGATGGTCAGGAACCTGTTTACACCTGCTATGGACGACAATGGCCGCGAAAGAGGCGGCTTATATAATAATTTATTCGATGCACACCCGCCTTTCCAGATCGATGGTAATTTTGGCGCCTCTTCGGGTATTGCAGAAATGATCATGCAAAGCCATACCGGTGTGATTGAATTATTACCTGCATTACCTGGTGAATTACCCGATGGGGAAGTGAAATGCATGTGCGCCCGTGGTGGTTTTGTACTGGATATCAGCTGGAAACAAGGCAGGTTAAACCATTTGAAAGTTGTTTCTAAAAACGGTAACACATGTCATCTGAAATATGGCGCAAAGGAAATTGAATTGGCAACAAAAAAGAATGGCAGCTATATATTTAACGGTAGTCTGAACCGTCAATAG